The proteins below are encoded in one region of Leptotrichia sp. oral taxon 218:
- a CDS encoding SMI1/KNR4 family protein produces MNERFMDMLKEYLKKNERKAIGYSEEEITKIEKLYDIEVKGDFREFLKYAGRCDGDLLGDDPIILYRQTWNIQSYLRKNYFNFIDEDYTVLHGDLQKKPFIFSIEMETYYFYIRTADDDLKIYCFDENDEILKDTGMNFNEYMVDLVERYNPELKPTLDFSTVGELLVQCDTSKKSIIGLKEIREYISSERKETSEIFILFEKYLKKSKKKFTGYNDDEIKGNRGTI; encoded by the coding sequence ATGAATGAAAGATTTATGGATATGCTAAAAGAATATCTAAAAAAAAATGAAAGAAAAGCAATAGGATACAGTGAAGAAGAAATTACTAAAATTGAAAAGCTATATGATATAGAAGTAAAAGGAGATTTCAGGGAGTTCTTAAAATATGCTGGAAGATGTGATGGAGATTTGCTGGGAGATGATCCTATTATCTTATATAGGCAAACTTGGAATATACAGTCTTACTTAAGAAAAAATTATTTTAACTTTATAGATGAAGATTATACAGTATTACATGGCGATCTCCAAAAGAAACCATTTATATTTTCAATAGAAATGGAAACCTATTATTTTTATATAAGGACAGCAGATGATGATTTAAAGATATACTGTTTTGATGAGAATGACGAAATATTAAAGGATACTGGAATGAATTTTAATGAATATATGGTTGATTTAGTAGAAAGATACAATCCTGAATTAAAACCTACACTAGATTTTTCCACTGTAGGAGAATTACTGGTACAGTGTGATACATCTAAAAAAAGCATAATAGGATTAAAGGAAATAAGGGAATACATATCTTCAGAAAGAAAAGAAACCTCAGAGATTTTTATCCTTTTTGAAAAATATCTTAAAAAAAGTAAGAAGAAATTTACAGGATACAATGATGATGAGATAAAGGGGAATAGAGGAACTATATGA
- a CDS encoding deoxyribonuclease IV, with protein MSKKEIFKIGSHVGMSGKDMFLGSVKEAISYGSNTFMIYTGAPQNTRRKPIEELNIEAGLKLMGENGIDINDIVVHAPYIINLGNTVKPETFEIAVQFLRTEIERTDAIGAKRIVLHPGAHIGEGAEVGINKIIEGLNEVLTKDQKTTVALETMAGKGTEIGRSFEEIAKIIDGVKLKDKLSVCFDTCHVHDAGYDIVNDFEGVIEQFDKIVGIDRISVIHLNDSKNPVGAHKDRHENIGFGYIGFEVLNKIAHFEKFSHLPKILETPYVALSDDKKAKKVPPYKFEIEMLRAGKFDEDVMEKIKNQ; from the coding sequence ATGTCAAAAAAAGAAATTTTTAAAATCGGATCGCATGTGGGAATGAGCGGGAAAGATATGTTTCTGGGTTCTGTGAAAGAAGCTATTTCTTATGGGTCAAATACTTTTATGATTTATACTGGAGCACCGCAAAATACTCGAAGAAAGCCAATTGAAGAATTGAATATTGAAGCTGGGCTTAAACTTATGGGAGAAAATGGTATTGATATAAATGACATTGTTGTTCATGCTCCGTATATTATAAATCTTGGAAATACGGTAAAGCCTGAAACTTTTGAGATTGCAGTGCAGTTTTTGAGAACAGAGATTGAAAGAACAGATGCTATTGGGGCAAAAAGGATTGTTCTTCATCCAGGTGCTCACATTGGAGAAGGTGCAGAAGTTGGAATTAATAAAATTATTGAAGGATTGAATGAAGTTTTGACAAAAGATCAGAAAACAACTGTGGCACTTGAGACGATGGCTGGGAAAGGTACGGAAATTGGGAGAAGTTTTGAGGAAATTGCGAAAATTATTGATGGTGTGAAATTGAAAGATAAACTTAGTGTTTGTTTTGATACTTGCCATGTTCATGATGCTGGGTATGATATTGTGAATGATTTTGAAGGAGTTATTGAGCAGTTTGACAAAATTGTTGGAATTGACAGAATTTCAGTAATTCACTTAAATGATAGTAAAAATCCTGTTGGAGCACATAAAGACAGACATGAAAATATTGGTTTTGGTTATATTGGATTTGAAGTGTTGAATAAAATTGCACATTTTGAGAAATTTTCTCATTTGCCTAAGATTTTGGAAACACCTTATGTGGCTTTGAGTGATGATAAGAAGGCTAAAAAAGTTCCGCCGTATAAATTTGAGATTGAAATGCTTAGAGCTGGGAAATTTGATGAAGATGTGATGGAGAAGATAAAAAATCAATAA
- a CDS encoding AAA family ATPase codes for MRKKAVPVGIEDFKELIQEGYYYIDKTLLIDEMLMNRSKVTLFTRPRRFGKTLNMSMLKYFFDVKDKEENKKLFENLKVFDSEYMVEQGKYPVIFISLKDLKGNSWKECLKRLKLFIFDLYVEFEYIREKMNEWDKRKFEKVLYEKEDADYIMSLKFLADSLYKYYGEKVIILIDEYDAPIINAFDKGYYNEAINFFQTFYSSALKTNNSLKYGVLTGITRIIKEGIFSGLNNLKVDTILNKKYSEYFGLLEGEVIEMLDYFGMKYKIEEVKEWYNGYLFGESEVYNPWSIVNYIDNGEIKAYWANVSGNTLLENMLDHAGENVYDDLKRFTDGESIEKYISDGTTIKSLLSNDDEIWQLLLYSGYLTKAKNQEKESDSNIYNLKIPNKEIRKYFGNMFLNRFFGTEVKTNILIKALENGNIKKFEKTLGEIMINMLSHFDLDKEMEKIYQVFMIGLVGFLMGKYEIISNDESGYGRYDLAMIPIKSNEKAYLMEFKISKTKKGMEEKAEKALKQIDEKKYDTRLKARGIKNILKIGVAFYGKEVKVVFK; via the coding sequence ATGAGAAAAAAAGCTGTTCCTGTGGGGATTGAAGATTTTAAAGAGTTGATACAAGAAGGATATTACTATATAGATAAAACTTTACTAATAGATGAAATGTTAATGAACAGGTCGAAAGTTACATTATTTACAAGACCTCGACGATTTGGAAAAACATTGAATATGTCAATGTTGAAATATTTTTTTGATGTAAAAGATAAAGAAGAAAATAAAAAGCTTTTTGAAAATTTGAAAGTATTTGACAGTGAATATATGGTTGAACAGGGGAAATATCCTGTAATTTTTATTTCATTGAAGGATTTAAAAGGAAATAGTTGGAAAGAATGTTTAAAGAGATTGAAGTTATTTATTTTTGATTTATATGTTGAATTTGAGTATATTAGAGAAAAAATGAATGAATGGGATAAAAGAAAATTTGAAAAAGTACTTTATGAAAAAGAAGATGCAGACTATATAATGTCTTTAAAATTTTTAGCAGATAGTCTTTATAAGTATTATGGAGAAAAAGTCATAATTTTAATAGATGAATACGACGCTCCAATAATAAATGCCTTTGATAAAGGATACTACAATGAAGCAATAAACTTTTTTCAAACATTTTACAGTTCAGCATTAAAAACTAATAATTCCTTGAAATATGGTGTTTTAACGGGAATAACTAGAATCATAAAAGAAGGAATATTCTCTGGTTTAAATAATTTAAAAGTAGATACAATATTGAATAAAAAATATTCAGAATATTTTGGACTTCTTGAAGGTGAGGTAATTGAAATGCTTGATTATTTTGGTATGAAATACAAAATCGAAGAAGTTAAAGAATGGTATAATGGATATTTATTTGGAGAAAGTGAAGTTTATAATCCATGGTCTATTGTAAATTATATTGATAATGGAGAAATCAAGGCATATTGGGCGAATGTTTCAGGGAATACACTTTTAGAGAATATGCTTGATCATGCTGGAGAAAATGTTTATGATGATTTAAAACGATTTACTGATGGGGAAAGTATTGAAAAATATATTTCAGATGGAACAACGATAAAAAGTCTTTTAAGTAACGACGATGAGATATGGCAGTTACTTTTGTATAGCGGATATTTGACAAAAGCTAAAAATCAGGAAAAAGAATCCGATTCAAATATTTATAATTTAAAGATACCAAACAAGGAAATACGGAAATATTTTGGGAATATGTTCTTGAACAGATTTTTTGGAACAGAAGTAAAAACTAACATTTTGATAAAAGCACTTGAAAATGGAAATATTAAAAAATTTGAGAAGACATTGGGAGAAATAATGATAAATATGCTGAGTCATTTTGACTTGGATAAGGAAATGGAAAAAATATATCAAGTGTTTATGATAGGGCTTGTTGGATTTTTGATGGGGAAATATGAGATTATTTCAAATGATGAAAGCGGATATGGAAGATATGACCTTGCGATGATTCCGATAAAAAGTAATGAGAAGGCTTATCTTATGGAATTTAAAATATCGAAGACGAAAAAGGGTATGGAAGAGAAAGCAGAGAAGGCATTGAAGCAGATTGATGAGAAAAAATATGATACGAGATTGAAGGCAAGAGGGATAAAGAATATTTTGAAGATTGGGGTTGCGTTTTATGGGAAAGAAGTGAAGGTTGTTTTTAAATAG
- a CDS encoding YjdF family protein — translation MSVCKVTFGSEPKEYEIYDFILERFDTLKFSNEMKSNFDEKVKNPKRRQREIKKELQSKKFLKKSEEILKLQYEENKKERRIKTKKEKELEKQRKFLLKHEKKKQKHKGK, via the coding sequence TTGTCAGTTTGTAAAGTAACTTTTGGTTCAGAACCTAAAGAATATGAAATTTATGATTTTATATTGGAAAGGTTTGATACTTTAAAATTTAGTAATGAGATGAAGTCAAATTTTGATGAAAAAGTAAAAAATCCAAAACGGAGACAACGAGAAATAAAAAAAGAACTTCAAAGTAAAAAATTTTTGAAAAAATCGGAAGAAATTTTAAAATTACAGTATGAAGAAAATAAAAAAGAAAGAAGAATTAAAACAAAAAAAGAAAAAGAACTTGAAAAACAGAGAAAATTTTTATTGAAACATGAGAAAAAGAAACAGAAACATAAAGGGAAATAA
- a CDS encoding MATE family efflux transporter — protein MLFSKQSAEERREMILNGNILTTLLFLSVPTLMVGIIQALIPLSDGLFLNNLGGVLVASSVSFSQPILNTMIALSQGLGAAAMAMIGKLYGRGIIRAVKETTLQIFVFSFFVGLGLIPVCVILAFFIAKYTTPEIKNNVFIYISLYSLVIPFNFLASIYNAAKNSIGRPEVPLIRVFILLILKIIFNTIFLYFFKLKIFGAVIATLCSYIAVTIWMYHDLFIKKDIMRMELKKYKFIPPIIRKLLRIGFPSMISYMLIQLGFFLINKEVETYGAISLNAQGIAANINSICFILPASIGITVTNMISMNMGIGNIKKSKKIFYCGIATSIAIAILIIALILPLDKILTLSFTREKSVLEIANKALNIYTYSVISFGVFCVCQGVFIALGRTKVPMFMSILRIWLFRYLFILFTKSFLGVYSVFWGNLFSNICAGLLFFILVLKINWLKKCV, from the coding sequence ATGTTATTTTCAAAACAATCAGCAGAAGAGCGCCGTGAAATGATTTTAAATGGAAATATTTTAACGACACTTTTATTTTTATCAGTCCCAACTCTTATGGTCGGAATAATACAAGCGCTAATTCCGCTTTCAGACGGACTTTTCTTAAATAATTTAGGCGGTGTGCTTGTTGCAAGTTCAGTTTCATTTAGTCAGCCAATTTTAAATACAATGATAGCTCTCTCGCAAGGACTTGGTGCTGCCGCAATGGCAATGATTGGAAAACTCTATGGTCGTGGAATTATTCGTGCCGTAAAAGAAACGACCTTACAAATTTTTGTATTTAGTTTTTTCGTCGGTTTAGGATTAATTCCTGTCTGTGTAATTTTAGCTTTTTTTATAGCTAAATATACAACTCCAGAAATAAAAAATAATGTGTTTATTTATATCTCACTTTATTCTTTAGTAATTCCATTTAATTTTTTAGCTTCAATTTATAATGCTGCAAAAAATTCTATTGGACGACCAGAAGTTCCATTAATAAGAGTTTTTATCTTACTTATTTTAAAAATTATTTTTAACACAATTTTTCTATATTTTTTCAAGTTAAAAATATTTGGAGCTGTAATAGCAACACTTTGTTCATACATTGCCGTTACAATTTGGATGTATCACGATTTATTTATAAAAAAAGATATTATGCGTATGGAATTAAAAAAGTATAAATTTATTCCACCAATTATAAGAAAGTTACTTCGAATAGGTTTTCCATCAATGATAAGCTATATGTTAATTCAGCTAGGATTTTTTTTGATAAACAAGGAAGTTGAAACATATGGAGCAATTTCTTTAAATGCTCAAGGAATCGCAGCCAATATAAATTCAATTTGCTTTATTTTACCAGCTTCTATCGGAATAACTGTCACAAATATGATAAGCATGAATATGGGAATTGGAAATATCAAAAAATCTAAAAAAATTTTTTATTGTGGAATAGCGACAAGCATAGCCATAGCAATTTTAATAATCGCTTTAATTTTACCTTTAGATAAAATACTAACTTTATCTTTCACAAGAGAAAAATCTGTTTTAGAAATTGCAAATAAAGCCTTAAATATTTACACTTACTCCGTAATAAGTTTTGGAGTTTTCTGCGTTTGTCAAGGAGTTTTCATCGCTCTTGGTCGAACAAAAGTTCCAATGTTTATGTCAATTTTAAGGATTTGGCTTTTTAGATATTTATTCATACTTTTTACAAAATCATTTTTAGGAGTTTACTCTGTTTTTTGGGGAAATTTATTTTCAAATATATGTGCTGGACTTTTATTTTTTATTTTAGTTTTAAAAATAAATTGGTTGAAAAAATGTGTTTAA
- a CDS encoding zeta toxin family protein produces MKKVLYIFAGVNGAGKSTLYNSENLDNNIKYSTRINTDEIVRKIGDWKNNSDQIKAAKMAINIRNDCLKHGKSFNEETTLTGKTILKTIDKAKKLGYELQLFYVGVNSPEIAKKRIKNRVEKGGHNIADEIVEKRYYESLENLKQVILKFDEIYFYDNSEKYKNIFSVMNNKIFYKDKNFNWSKEAIEVIENREKI; encoded by the coding sequence ATGAAAAAAGTTTTATATATTTTTGCGGGAGTAAATGGAGCAGGAAAATCAACTCTGTATAATTCTGAAAATTTAGACAATAATATAAAATACAGTACAAGAATTAATACAGATGAAATTGTTAGAAAAATCGGAGATTGGAAAAATAATTCTGATCAAATAAAAGCAGCAAAAATGGCGATAAATATAAGAAATGACTGCTTAAAACATGGAAAATCATTTAATGAGGAAACAACTTTAACTGGGAAAACTATTTTAAAAACTATTGATAAGGCAAAAAAATTAGGTTATGAGTTACAATTATTCTATGTTGGAGTTAATAGTCCTGAAATAGCAAAAAAAAGAATAAAAAATAGAGTTGAAAAAGGTGGTCATAATATAGCTGATGAAATAGTTGAAAAAAGATATTATGAGTCTTTAGAAAATTTAAAACAAGTGATTTTAAAATTTGATGAAATCTATTTTTATGATAATTCTGAAAAGTATAAAAATATTTTTTCGGTTATGAATAATAAGATTTTTTATAAGGATAAAAACTTTAATTGGTCAAAAGAAGCTATAGAAGTGATTGAAAATAGAGAGAAAATATGA
- a CDS encoding lipopolysaccharide assembly protein LapB: protein MGIFDFFSKPEEKKHNSEEKKKETEINKKKFVDEFKIVRDASELEEVSCYDNFGKEIKMKKKEWIQKKLEPAIKKNWNNVENLHPVIIDAFSKNLYNEVKEAVFRFYAKDHNFERKLNLLGTFYIKTGTPEQAIELYERNLNSENMTESLCISYAEALEMEEKHSEAEKKYLDALEKNPNSSVAFKRYFDIVKKRSNLEYESKIEKLSSIKGNWRAKVMEAVIFFKRGDKEMGTFYLTTALKESSYNSEVMSLTSSIYILNEMYEEFEKYVLPYYAPEKHGVQTTLNILEYYYSKKKYKEGLELCKFVSKYPWIEYYKKFMELEEKFLKLKIKKIESKSKNKIEKNHLLPKNKFFSTNKPLWYSVFNKPEFLLNQTKRVKPNILILPLTSIGEKSEIAENLAISLPLYLNENLHYKTNLNYQVAIGYRGENLFVSKTKYSVDYMKKIRESNTNLNYVLAGNILKSKNVERYEIEVYLYDVFNEQKLVLVSRTYDEQNLFLLQNDLLKKINEFFDRNIAIKYERDMGNLVLFSQKLKFLLEPKEYKKHHSWRYKKLLSDQIDVVLEDRKNDLKKINLLALLYEIKRTNSQLLKEHKPLIYSMNIEGIFETQTLKVLAPIIFNIFDDEENFLANLEALNITDSTYVEWVKRFIEEKES, encoded by the coding sequence ATGGGAATTTTTGATTTTTTTAGTAAACCTGAAGAAAAAAAGCATAATTCCGAAGAGAAAAAAAAAGAAACTGAAATCAATAAAAAAAAGTTTGTCGATGAATTTAAAATAGTGAGAGATGCCAGTGAATTGGAAGAAGTTTCTTGTTATGACAACTTTGGGAAAGAAATAAAAATGAAAAAAAAAGAATGGATACAAAAAAAATTAGAACCTGCAATAAAAAAGAATTGGAATAATGTAGAAAATTTACATCCAGTGATTATAGATGCTTTTTCAAAAAATTTATATAATGAAGTAAAAGAAGCTGTTTTTAGATTTTATGCCAAAGATCATAATTTTGAGAGAAAGCTAAATTTACTTGGAACTTTTTATATTAAAACTGGAACTCCAGAACAAGCAATAGAACTTTATGAGAGAAATTTAAACAGTGAGAATATGACAGAATCACTTTGTATTTCTTATGCAGAAGCATTAGAAATGGAAGAAAAACATTCGGAAGCTGAAAAAAAGTATTTGGATGCGTTGGAGAAAAATCCAAATTCATCGGTGGCGTTTAAAAGATATTTTGATATTGTGAAAAAAAGAAGCAATCTGGAATATGAAAGTAAAATAGAAAAATTATCTTCAATAAAAGGAAATTGGCGTGCAAAAGTTATGGAGGCGGTAATTTTCTTTAAGCGTGGAGATAAGGAAATGGGAACCTTTTATTTGACAACGGCACTTAAAGAATCTAGTTATAATTCTGAAGTAATGAGTCTTACTTCAAGTATTTATATTTTAAATGAAATGTATGAAGAATTTGAAAAGTATGTTTTGCCATATTATGCTCCTGAAAAACATGGAGTTCAAACGACTCTAAATATATTAGAATATTATTATTCAAAGAAAAAGTATAAGGAAGGTTTGGAACTTTGTAAATTTGTTTCAAAATATCCTTGGATTGAATATTATAAAAAATTTATGGAATTAGAAGAAAAATTTTTAAAATTAAAAATTAAAAAAATTGAAAGTAAAAGTAAAAACAAAATCGAAAAAAATCACTTGCTTCCAAAAAATAAGTTTTTTTCAACAAATAAGCCACTTTGGTATAGTGTGTTTAATAAACCTGAGTTTTTGCTAAACCAGACTAAAAGAGTGAAACCTAATATTTTGATTTTGCCATTGACTTCAATTGGTGAAAAGTCTGAAATTGCAGAAAACTTGGCGATTTCTTTGCCGCTTTATTTGAATGAAAATTTGCATTATAAAACAAATTTGAATTATCAAGTGGCAATTGGATATCGTGGGGAAAATTTATTTGTTTCAAAAACTAAATATAGTGTTGATTATATGAAAAAAATTCGAGAATCAAACACAAATTTAAATTATGTTTTGGCAGGAAATATTTTAAAAAGTAAAAATGTTGAAAGATATGAGATAGAAGTTTATTTATATGATGTCTTTAATGAACAAAAATTGGTACTTGTGAGCAGAACTTATGACGAACAAAATCTTTTTTTGCTGCAAAATGATTTGTTAAAAAAAATAAATGAATTTTTTGATAGAAATATTGCAATAAAATATGAAAGAGATATGGGAAATTTAGTTTTATTTTCTCAAAAGTTAAAATTTTTGTTAGAGCCAAAAGAGTATAAAAAACATCATTCTTGGCGTTATAAAAAACTTCTTTCGGATCAAATTGATGTAGTTTTGGAAGATAGAAAAAACGATTTGAAAAAAATAAATTTGTTGGCTTTGCTGTATGAAATTAAAAGAACGAATAGCCAGTTGTTAAAAGAGCATAAACCTTTAATTTACAGCATGAATATTGAAGGAATATTTGAAACTCAGACATTGAAAGTTTTGGCGCCGATCATTTTTAATATTTTTGACGATGAAGAAAACTTTTTAGCTAATTTAGAAGCATTGAATATAACAGATTCAACTTATGTCGAATGGGTAAAAAGATTTATTGAAGAAAAAGAAAGTTAA
- a CDS encoding helicase: MKEVERTIHLYRKVDVNESMEERHKKVMEGLSKLGAPLGLKDSEIPEIPDFGTELVCFYDAKNIKTKGVSIEGVYRWRGLKYVVWDELRYEFKITYKLINYKKIIYEDLPKVINIFDPYVADIFVSSSYSIAYKESYKSEILKLKEKGLKELQDVLFTLSPVMYFNEESYNKLIKVPKEELLERLKGKANEVQLLEKGIYIIFNDKADITYKEFVEMNNIFKPLLRLI; the protein is encoded by the coding sequence ATGAAGGAAGTAGAAAGAACAATTCACTTATACAGAAAAGTAGACGTAAATGAATCAATGGAAGAAAGACATAAGAAAGTTATGGAAGGACTGTCAAAACTGGGAGCACCTTTAGGATTGAAAGATAGTGAAATTCCAGAAATACCTGACTTTGGGACAGAACTGGTATGTTTTTATGATGCTAAGAATATTAAAACTAAAGGTGTTTCAATAGAAGGTGTATATAGGTGGAGAGGACTTAAATATGTAGTCTGGGATGAGTTACGTTATGAATTTAAGATAACATACAAGTTGATAAACTATAAGAAAATAATATATGAAGACCTTCCAAAAGTGATAAATATTTTTGATCCTTATGTTGCTGATATTTTTGTTTCTTCAAGTTACTCAATTGCTTATAAAGAAAGCTATAAATCAGAAATTTTAAAATTAAAGGAAAAAGGGTTAAAAGAACTTCAAGATGTATTATTTACACTATCTCCAGTGATGTACTTCAATGAAGAAAGTTATAATAAGCTGATAAAAGTACCAAAGGAAGAGCTTTTGGAAAGACTCAAAGGGAAAGCGAATGAAGTTCAGTTACTTGAAAAGGGTATATACATTATCTTTAATGACAAGGCAGATATTACTTATAAAGAATTTGTGGAAATGAATAATATATTTAAGCCGTTACTGAGATTAATTTAA
- a CDS encoding AAA family ATPase, giving the protein MRKKAVPVGIEDFKELIQDEYYYADKTLLIDEMLMNKSKVTLFTRPRRFGKTLNMSMLKYFFDVKDKEENKKLFENLKIHNSEYMSEQGKYPVIFVSLKDLKEDTWEECLESVKDIMYKIFNEYNFLREKLNVVEKRQFDKIWEITGNERNFKTSLLDLSNYLNKYYGEKVIILIDEYDAPIINAFDKGYYNEAINFFQTFYSSALKTNNSLKYGILTGITRIIKEGIFSGLNNLKVDTILNKKYSEYFGLLESEVIEMLDYFGMKYKIEEVKEWYNGYLFGESEVYNPWSIVNYIDNGEIKAYWANVSGNTLLENMLDNAGEGVYDDLKQFTDGESIEKYISDGTTIKSLLSNDDEIWQLLLYSGYLTKAKNQDKESDSNIYNLKIPNKEIRKYFGNMFLNRFFGTEVKTNILIKALENGDIKKFEKTLGEIMINMLSHFDLDKEMEKIYQVFMIGLVGFLMGKYEIISNDESGYGRYDLAMIPIKSNEKAYLMEFKISKTKKRMEERAQKALKQIDEKKYDTKLKARGIKNILKIGVAFYGKEVKVVFK; this is encoded by the coding sequence ATGAGAAAAAAAGCTGTTCCTGTGGGGATTGAAGATTTTAAAGAGTTGATACAAGATGAATATTATTATGCAGATAAAACTTTATTAATAGACGAAATGTTAATGAATAAATCAAAAGTTACATTATTTACAAGACCACGAAGATTTGGAAAAACATTGAATATGTCGATGTTGAAATATTTTTTTGATGTAAAAGATAAAGAAGAAAATAAAAAGCTTTTTGAAAATTTGAAAATACATAATAGTGAATATATGAGCGAACAAGGGAAATATCCTGTAATTTTCGTTTCACTGAAGGATTTAAAAGAAGATACTTGGGAAGAATGTCTTGAAAGCGTTAAGGATATTATGTATAAAATTTTTAATGAATATAACTTTTTAAGAGAAAAATTAAATGTTGTTGAAAAAAGACAATTTGATAAAATTTGGGAAATAACAGGAAATGAGAGAAATTTTAAAACATCACTCCTAGATTTATCAAATTATTTAAATAAATATTATGGAGAAAAAGTCATAATTTTAATTGATGAATACGACGCTCCAATAATAAATGCCTTTGATAAAGGATACTACAATGAAGCAATAAACTTTTTTCAAACATTTTACAGTTCAGCATTAAAGACTAATAATTCCTTGAAATATGGTATTTTGACAGGCATAACAAGGATTATAAAGGAAGGAATATTTTCAGGTTTAAATAATTTAAAAGTAGATACAATATTGAACAAAAAATATTCAGAATATTTTGGACTTCTTGAAAGTGAGGTAATTGAAATGCTTGATTACTTTGGTATGAAATATAAAATTGAAGAGGTTAAAGAATGGTATAATGGATATTTATTTGGAGAAAGTGAAGTGTATAATCCATGGTCTATTGTAAATTATATTGACAATGGAGAAATCAAGGCATATTGGGCAAATGTTTCGGGGAATACGCTTTTAGAGAATATGCTTGATAATGCTGGGGAAGGTGTTTATGATGATTTAAAACAATTTACTGATGGAGAAAGTATCGAAAAATATATTTCAGATGGAACAACGATAAAAAGTCTTTTAAGTAACGACGATGAGATATGGCAATTACTTTTATATAGCGGATATTTGACAAAAGCTAAAAATCAGGACAAGGAATCCGATTCAAATATTTATAATTTAAAGATACCAAACAAGGAAATACGGAAATATTTTGGGAATATGTTCTTGAACAGATTTTTTGGAACAGAAGTAAAAACAAATATTTTGATAAAAGCACTTGAAAATGGAGACATTAAGAAATTTGAGAAAACATTAGGAGAAATAATGATAAATATGTTAAGTCATTTTGACTTGGATAAGGAAATGGAAAAGATTTATCAGGTTTTTATGATAGGGCTTGTTGGATTTTTGATGGGGAAATATGAGATTATTTCAAATGATGAAAGTGGATATGGAAGATACGATCTTGCAATGATTCCAATAAAAAGTAATGAGAAGGCGTATCTCATGGAATTTAAAATATCGAAGACGAAAAAGAGGATGGAAGAGAGGGCACAGAAGGCGTTGAAGCAGATTGATGAGAAGAAATATGATACGAAGCTTAAGGCAAGAGGGATAAAGAATATTTTGAAGATTGGGGTTGCGTTTTATGGGAAAGAAGTGAAGGTTGTTTTTAAATAG
- a CDS encoding GNAT family acetyltransferase, which translates to MDLKKENLKEFILKLNQKDINELMSNSEKEEDIIFYNKLFNLILETKQDELIKKGVF; encoded by the coding sequence GTGGATTTAAAAAAAGAAAATTTAAAAGAATTTATATTGAAATTGAATCAAAAAGATATTAATGAATTAATGTCAAATTCTGAAAAAGAAGAAGATATAATTTTTTATAATAAATTGTTTAATTTAATTTTGGAAACAAAGCAAGACGAATTGATAAAAAAAGGTGTGTTTTAA
- a CDS encoding NAD(P)H-dependent oxidoreductase, whose amino-acid sequence MTKNEEILEVFNKRYACKKFSTEKRVSDEDLKTILESARLSPSSFGMEPWKFLLLRNEEMRNDFRQFAWGALNSLNGATEIVIILARKDVTGDSEYFRDNWKNLKKVSDEAFEAVKDKFTKFQKEHLKLLENERTLFDWASKQTYIALGNMMTVAAYLGIDSCAIEGFNKEQLEKYLSDMGLLDLNVYGVSVMVSFGYRDEEQPKKIRRELKDVLEIIE is encoded by the coding sequence ATGACAAAAAATGAAGAAATATTGGAAGTATTTAATAAAAGATATGCTTGCAAAAAATTTAGTACAGAAAAAAGAGTGTCTGATGAAGATTTGAAGACAATTTTGGAAAGTGCGAGATTGTCACCGAGTTCATTTGGTATGGAGCCTTGGAAATTTTTACTTTTAAGAAATGAAGAAATGAGAAATGATTTTAGACAATTTGCTTGGGGAGCTTTGAATAGCTTGAATGGAGCAACTGAAATTGTGATAATTTTGGCAAGAAAAGATGTTACTGGAGATAGTGAATATTTTAGAGATAATTGGAAAAACTTGAAGAAAGTTTCTGATGAAGCATTTGAAGCGGTGAAAGATAAATTTACGAAATTTCAGAAAGAACATTTAAAATTATTGGAAAATGAAAGAACACTTTTTGACTGGGCTTCTAAACAAACTTATATTGCACTTGGAAATATGATGACAGTTGCGGCTTATTTAGGAATTGACAGTTGTGCGATTGAAGGATTTAATAAAGAGCAATTGGAAAAATATTTGTCAGATATGGGACTTCTTGACTTGAATGTGTATGGAGTTTCTGTGATGGTAAGTTTTGGATATAGGGATGAAGAGCAACCTAAAAAGATAAGACGAGAGTTAAAAGATGTTTTGGAAATAATTGAATAA